A window of the Streptomyces luomodiensis genome harbors these coding sequences:
- a CDS encoding acyltransferase family protein, with protein sequence MSTVSTTAAPTAVNGRPRPKATSVPSTSVPSTSAKSASSPNRRNAELQGFRGMAALLTVVFHVWQQYFTYDRDGAHSPVPNRYANALVSLEVIDLFFVLSAYLLTLSYARAAIDGGSTRPGRVFLFRRAIRIVPLYFLAILFIWATRNPTLPGEWSDLLRHLTFTQVFDKEQIFYTIGPTWSLSLEIMFYLAMVVLGPLAVRACRPLRRRSSRVAVCAAGCALLYIGPFVWIAVARYGLEIPHTEWPVYFGPQARFGGFAVGMGLAVLMVALGERGRLDGKVAIPLRVAAVAGLYLLSLTGTEAEDFPTTFFHPLSALLWMALLYSTIHVRRRGRWHSWLTARWLTGVGLASYSLFVWHEPIMLGLYNAGLLPPDGPEGFPLAVVIVLVVAVAAATVSYWVIEYPASLLGKLKDGQGGSREFYPEAARTP encoded by the coding sequence ATGAGCACGGTGTCCACGACGGCCGCCCCCACCGCGGTCAACGGCCGGCCGCGGCCGAAGGCCACGTCCGTCCCGAGCACGTCCGTCCCGAGCACGTCCGCCAAGAGCGCGTCCTCCCCGAACCGCAGGAACGCGGAGCTCCAGGGCTTCCGGGGAATGGCGGCGCTCCTGACGGTCGTCTTCCACGTCTGGCAGCAGTACTTCACCTACGACCGGGACGGCGCCCATTCACCGGTGCCCAACCGGTACGCCAACGCGCTGGTGTCGCTGGAGGTCATCGACCTCTTCTTCGTCCTGTCCGCCTATCTGCTGACGCTGTCGTACGCGCGGGCGGCGATCGACGGGGGCTCGACCCGGCCGGGCCGGGTGTTCCTCTTCCGGCGGGCCATCCGGATCGTCCCGCTGTACTTCCTGGCCATCCTGTTCATCTGGGCCACCCGCAACCCCACCCTGCCCGGCGAGTGGTCCGATCTGCTGCGCCATCTCACCTTCACCCAGGTCTTCGACAAGGAGCAGATCTTCTACACGATCGGCCCCACCTGGTCGTTGTCGCTGGAAATCATGTTCTATCTGGCCATGGTGGTGCTCGGGCCGCTGGCCGTCCGCGCCTGCCGTCCGCTGCGCCGGCGGTCCAGCCGGGTGGCGGTGTGCGCCGCGGGATGCGCCCTGCTGTACATCGGGCCGTTCGTGTGGATCGCCGTGGCCCGTTACGGGCTGGAGATACCGCACACCGAATGGCCGGTGTACTTCGGTCCGCAGGCCCGCTTCGGCGGGTTCGCGGTGGGCATGGGCCTCGCGGTGCTGATGGTCGCCCTCGGCGAGCGGGGACGGCTCGACGGGAAGGTGGCGATCCCGCTGCGGGTGGCCGCCGTCGCGGGGCTGTACCTGCTGTCGCTGACCGGTACGGAGGCGGAGGACTTCCCCACCACCTTCTTCCACCCGCTGTCCGCCCTGCTGTGGATGGCGCTGCTGTACAGCACCATCCATGTGCGGCGGCGGGGCCGGTGGCACTCATGGCTCACGGCCCGCTGGCTCACCGGTGTCGGCCTGGCCAGCTACAGCCTGTTCGTCTGGCATGAGCCGATCATGCTGGGCCTGTACAACGCCGGGCTGCTGCCCCCCGACGGGCCGGAGGGCTTCCCGCTGGCCGTGGTCATCGTGCTGGTGGTGGCCGTGGCCGCCGCCACGGTGAGCTACTGGGTCATCGAGTATCCGGCGAGCCTGCTCGGCAAGCTCAAGGACGGCCAGGGTGGCTCCCGCGAGTTCTATCCGGAGGCCGCGCGGACGCCGTGA